A portion of the Megalobrama amblycephala isolate DHTTF-2021 linkage group LG23, ASM1881202v1, whole genome shotgun sequence genome contains these proteins:
- the itln3 gene encoding intelectin 3 has protein sequence MLRCAFFLMCLLHLKHTILGAVTPKPILINGTYINPELGNYHARLRSIARSCLEIKEKHDGTQDGMYILTTASGTYYQAFCDMNTAGGGWTLVASVHENNIKGKCSVGDRWSSQQGNALNLPEGDGAWANTATFGSAESSTSDDYKNPGYYDISAQDVSVWHIPNDEQLRNWTSSAILRYHTESQFLKEHGGNLYHLFKKYPVRFGAGHCKSDTGAVSPVVYDKGDKDSTAKLYGPSKDFEPGFITFRVFNDDQAAMALCSGVKPTACNPQHYCIGGGYFPQLQQCGDFTGLDLSGTASKQLTESSVLLFYR, from the exons ATGCTGCGCTGCGCTTTCTTTCTGATGTGCCTTTTGCACTTAAAGCACACAA TATTGGGAGCCGTCACTCCAAAGCCAATCCTTATCAACGGCACCTACATCAACCCAGAGCTGGGCAACTATCACGCTAGATTGAGGAGTATCGCCCGCAGCTGCCTGGAAATCAAAGAGAAACACGACGGCACGCAGG ACGGCATGTACATCCTGACCACAGCGAGCGGCACATATTACCAGGCCTTCTGTGACATGAACACGGCCGGAGGCGGATGGACTCTTGTGGCCAGCGTCCATGAGAACAACATCAAAGGGAAGTGCTCTGTTGGTGACCGCTGGTCGAGCCAGCAGGGAAACGCCCTGAACCTGCCTGAAGGAGACGGAGCATGGGCGAACACCGCCACGTTCGGCAGCGCAGAGAGCTCGACTAGTGACGACTACAAG AATCCTGGCTACTACGACATCTCCGCACAAGATGTGTCAGTGTGGCACATTCCCAATGATGAGCAGCTGAGAAACTGGACGTCTTCTGCCATCCTGCGCTACCATACCGAGAGCCAGTTCCTGAAAGAGCACGGGGGAAACCTGTACCACTTATTCAAG AAGTACCCAGTGAGGTTTGGAGCCGGACACTGTAAGAGCGATACGGGAGCCGTCAGTCCGGTGGTGTATGATAAGGGAGACAAAGATTCAACTGCAAAATTATATGGACCGTCAA AGGACTTTGAGCCTGGCTTCATCACCTTCAGAGTGTTTAACGATGATCAAGCAGCCATGGCCCTGTGCTCCGGAGTCAAACCCACTGCATGCAATCCTCAGCAC TATTGTATTGGAGGAGGATATTTCCCTCAGCTTCAGCAGTGTGGAGACTTCACCGGTCTGGATCTGAGCGGAACAGCATCCAAACAACTCACTGAATCATctgtgctgctcttctatcgTTAA